In one Moritella sp. 5 genomic region, the following are encoded:
- a CDS encoding ABC transporter substrate-binding protein, whose protein sequence is MNKIIGFIITLCIFSVQAVEIKHELGITHLEQTPKKVVALDWALAETVLSLGVMPLGVADVKGYQTWVTEPKLNDSVIDVGSRREPNLELLTELQPDVILISQHMVAVYKQLSEIAPTLVYSVYNNDKTPLISATQITTQLGLLLDKEKQAKQVITQTQQRLQANGDKIRRMQANNNPLMFIRFINDKTVRIHGAGSLAQATIEDMGLVNAWHEQSNLWGFTTAGIEKLAEHQQANVLIFGPLKVAERKQLTQSALWQAMAFTRIDSVFELPAIWTFGGLVSAQRFSDHITQQLIK, encoded by the coding sequence TTGAATAAAATTATTGGTTTCATTATTACCTTATGTATTTTTTCGGTTCAGGCTGTAGAAATTAAACATGAACTTGGTATTACTCACCTTGAACAAACGCCAAAAAAAGTAGTGGCGTTAGATTGGGCGCTTGCCGAAACGGTATTAAGCCTCGGTGTTATGCCACTGGGCGTCGCGGATGTTAAAGGCTACCAAACTTGGGTGACGGAGCCTAAGCTCAATGATTCAGTGATTGATGTGGGCTCACGAAGAGAGCCTAACTTAGAGTTACTGACAGAATTACAACCTGATGTGATACTGATTAGTCAGCACATGGTTGCAGTCTATAAACAACTCAGTGAGATAGCCCCGACCTTAGTGTATAGCGTCTACAACAATGACAAAACACCGCTTATTTCAGCAACGCAGATCACGACACAACTCGGTCTATTACTGGATAAAGAAAAACAAGCCAAACAAGTCATTACACAAACACAGCAACGATTACAGGCGAATGGCGATAAAATTAGGCGTATGCAAGCTAACAATAATCCGTTGATGTTTATCCGGTTTATTAATGACAAAACGGTTCGGATTCACGGTGCAGGCTCCTTAGCGCAGGCAACTATTGAAGACATGGGACTCGTTAACGCTTGGCATGAACAAAGCAATTTGTGGGGATTTACTACTGCAGGCATCGAAAAACTAGCAGAGCACCAGCAAGCAAACGTGTTGATTTTTGGGCCATTAAAAGTGGCAGAAAGAAAGCAGTTAACTCAATCTGCATTATGGCAAGCGATGGCATTTACCCGCATAGATTCAGTATTTGAGCTTCCTGCTATTTGGACGTTTGGTGGACTTGTTTCTGCGCAACGATTTAGCGACCATATTACTCAGCAACTGATTAAGTAA